The Procambarus clarkii isolate CNS0578487 chromosome 12, FALCON_Pclarkii_2.0, whole genome shotgun sequence DNA window TGTTTATTAAGAGATGAATGTTCATGTGATATAATTTTACCGAGGATCCAAAAGAGACCGATTCATGAAGCCAACAACGAGCTTAAAGGTCGAGTATCCGTATTAAATGATGATTTGGACAACCACGAGAGGGAAAGTGATGAGGAGGACATCTTTCCTCCACCAAGACCTAGAAATGATCCAGTAGAGCCATCCCGAACAACACTCTGTGACGACCAGGATGGCAGAGGCCACTCTAGCTCCCCACACCGAGGCCTTCCatgtgacagagaaagagaaaagcttcgcagaagtcactcacagaagacagatcatgaaagaggcaaggaaaggtcgagaaagagacatcgcagcagatcagaacaacgtcagcgacgaggatctccagcccatcgtccccatcactgaaaaaatcgtggagaaagagaatcaaatagagagagaggaagggattggAATCGTTGTGAACGCAAAGGAAAACAATATCGCAGTGGACGTAGTAAATGAGATACCTTTTTGAGGATGTGGTAGGAGCTGACAGTGCTCCATTTGACCTGCAACCTCACTAATATCTCACTGCCCTCTCATGAGTTGACCTCACACTTGACTGCCGCCTCATGATATGAACCTCAAGCTTCCTgtgttatcattatatatataattatacacgaagccttctttggactcttgtatgtatttgaagacctgtattcacgtttctgtcttataagaactatgtattaataaacactgttgtaataaatgaatgctattatttacatctcattatttaccatcccaaagaataatatgtacctttattcaagtacaaataaaatatttaaatatctttGCACCTGGTGCTTGGAGAGTAGCTGTGATTAGGGTCTTCATctggatgaaa harbors:
- the LOC138364086 gene encoding pre-mRNA-splicing factor 38-like, encoding MLQIQPETDIIIEFITQEDFKYARALGAFYLRLVCGSLNCYKYLEPLPNDFRKLRVIDRSGQFQFTHMDEYIDCLLRDECSCDIILPRIQKRPIHEANNELKGRVSVLNDDLDNHERESDEEDIFPPPRPRNDPVEPSRTTLCDDQDGRGHSSSPHRGLPCDREREKLRRSHSQKTDHERER